Part of the Prevotella communis genome is shown below.
ATATTTACTTTCACGTCAATCAAACCGGGAACCTTGCCTACGAGGCCTTCAAGTCCGGCTTTGATGCCTTCTTTTACTGTCTGTTTCTCCTCTTCTGACAATTCTGGGTTTAGTGTCCAAAGAATAATGTGTTTTACCATATTATATATAAATAAAAATGAAATCGATGCAAAGGTACAAAAAATAATCGATTCGCACTGCATAATTATTTTTTTTTGTATTTTTTGCCCGTTTTCTTTGGTAATGTGCAAAAATTCTACTAACTTTGCACAATTCGAAATACAATAACTTTATATAATAATCTTAAATATCCAAATTAATGAGTCAAAAGAGAGTTTACCTCTTCGGCAACGGTAAGGCCGAAGGTAATGCAAAGATGCGTGAGGAACTCGGCGGTAAGGGCGCTAACCTTGCTGAGATGAACCACATCGGTGTTCCTGTTCCTCCTGGTTTTACAATTACTACTGACTGCTGTAATGAATATTATCAAGTTGGACAGCAGAAGATTATGGAGTTGCTGAACGATGACGTAATGGCAGCTGTAAAACATATTGAGAACTTGATGAATTGCAAGTTCGGTGATGCTAAGAATCCTCTGTTGGTTTCTGTACGCTCTGGTGCCCGTGCTTCAATGCCTGGTATGATGGATACTATCCTGAACCTGGGTCTGAACGACGAGGTGGCTGAGGGTATGGCCGCTAAGACAAATAATCCTCACTTCGTATACGACTCTTATCGTCGTTTCGTACAGATGTACGGTGACGTGGTGCTGGAGATGAAGCCCGTTAACAAGACAGATATCGACCCATTCGAGGAAATCATTGAGAAGGTGAAGAAGGAGAGCGGTGTTGTTCTGGACAAGGATCTCTCTGTTGAGGACCTGAAGAAGTTGGTTAAGCTGTTCAAGGCTGCCATCAAGGAGCGCACTGGTAAGGACTTCCCCAACGATCCTATCGAGCAGTTGTGGGGTGCTATCTGCGCTGTGTTCCGCTCTTGGATGAACGAGCGTGCTATTCTCTATCGTAAGATGGAAGGAATCCCCGACGAGTGGGGTACAGCCGTATCAGTAATGGCTATGGTATTCGGTAATATGGGTGATACCTCTGCTACTGGTGTATGCTTCAGCCGTGACGCTGCTAACGGTGAGAACCTGTTCAACGGTGAGTATCTGGTGAACGCACAGGGTGAGGACGTTGTGGCTGGTATCCGTACTCCACAGCAGATCACAAAGATTGGTTCTCAGCGTTGGGCTGAGCGCGCTGGTATCTCTGAGGAGGAGCGCGTAGCCAAGTATCCTTCAATGGAGGAGGCAATGCCTGAGATCTATGCTGAACTGAATGGTATCCAGGATAAACTGGAGCATCACTATCACGATATGCAGGATATGGAGTTCACCGTACAGGAGGGCAAGCTCTGGTTCCTCCAGACACGTAACGGTAAGCGTACAGGTGCTGCTATGGTGAAGATTGCTATCGACTTGCTCCACGAGGGTATGATCGACGAGAAGACTGCCATCCTGCGCTGCGAGCCTCAGAAGCTCGATGAGCTGTTGCACCCCGTATTCGATAAGAAGGCTTTGGCTTCGGCTAAGGTTATCGCTCAGGGTCTGCCTGCTTCTCCTGGTGCTGCCTGCGGTCAGATTGTATTCCACGCTGACGACGCTGAGACCTGGCACAACGATGGTCATAAGGTCATCCTCGTTCGTATCGAGACATCTCCTGAGGACCTCGCTGGTATGGCTTCTGCAGAGGGTATCCTGACTGCACGTGGTGGTATGACCTCTCACGCTGCTGTGGTTGCCCGTGGTATGGGTAAGTGCTGCGTATCTGGTGTAGGTGCCCTGAATGTAAGCTATAAGGACAAGACTGTCGAGATCGACGGTGTAGTATATAAGGAGGGTGACTTCATCTCTCTGAACGGTACAACTGGTCAGGTTTATGCTGGCGAGGTTACTACCAAGGCTGCTGAGTTGTCTGGTGACTTCAAGGAGCTGATGGACCTCTGCGACAAATACACCAAGCTGCAGGTTCGTACCAATGCTGATACTCCTCGTGACGCTCAACTCGCTCGTGAGTTCGGTGCTAAGGGTATCGGTCTTACACGTACTGAGCACATGTTCTTCGAGGACAAGAAGATTGTTGCTATGCGTGAGATGATTCTGGCCGACAGCGTTGCCGGACGTGAGAAAGCTCTGGCTAAGCTGCTGCCTTACCAGAAGGCTGACTTCAAGGGTATCCTTGAGGCTATGGACGGTCTGCCCGTGAACATCCGTCTGCTTGATCCCCCTCTCCACGAGTTCGTTCCCCACGATCTGGCTGGTCAGGAGACTATGGCTAAGGAAATGGGTGTTAGCGTAGAGGATATCAAGCGTCGTGTTGACTCACTGGCTGAGAACAACCCAATGCTGGGTCACCGTGGTTGCCGTCTGGGTATCACCTTCCCTGAGATCACTGCTATGCAGACAAAGGCTATCCTGGGTGCTGCTTGTGAGCTGAAGAAGGAGGGTAAGAATCCTATGCCTGAGATCATGGTTCCTCTGATTGGTACTATCAACGAGCTCAAGCAGCAGAAGGAAGTTATCCAGAGCGCTGCTAAGGAGGTATTCGCTGCTGAGGGTGTTGAGGTTGAGTTCGAGATCGGTACAATGATCGAGATTCCTCGTGCTGCCCTGACAGCTGATCTGATTGCTTCAGAGGCTCAGTACTTCTCATTCGGTACTAACGACTTGACACAGATGACCTTCGGTTACAGCCGCGACGATATCGCTTCGTTCCTGCCTGTATACCTCGATAAGAAGATCCTGAAGGTTGACCCATTCCAGGTTCTCGACCAGGAGGGTGTTGGCCGTCTCATCAAGTTCGCTGTTAAGGAAGGTCGCGAGGTTCGTCCTGAGCTTCGTTGCGGTATCTGTGGTGAGCATGGTGGTGAGCCCAGCTCTGTGAAGTTCTGCGCTAAGATTGGCATGAACTATGCATCTTGCTCTCCATTCCGTGTGCCCATCGCACGCCTCGCCGCCGCCCAGGCCGCCGTCGAGGACTAAAAAATTTACAAAATATCAATAATCTAAAAATGCAAGTGCTTTATTATCAAGCACTTGCATTTTTGCTTCTCTTGAGAAAACGTGTTTTTCTGGTCAACACTTTTTAAATATGTAAACCACTGATAAATAAGTAGTTGAAAAATTGTAAAATGCTCTTCTGTGTGCCAATAGGAAGTTCTGCATCAAATTTGTTTACCAAAAATTTAGCCTGTTTACCAAAAATCTGAGTACATTTTTTGAAACCAATATTATAATGCTGATATGTACCAGATGTACCTTTGCTGGTTATTCTCTTCTATGTGTCAATAGGTAACAATATACCAAATTTGTTGTTAAATAGAGAATGTCTTCTAGAGTCTGAATTATATTATATGAATGCGCACTATTGCGTGTAATCATATAATATAAACTTAATATGGCAACATTAAAAGCTACGGTAAAATCAAAGAGAAAAGATGGAATGTATGTCGTATACATACGTTTTGCCCACAATCGTAAAGTCTCTTATCTGAGAACATCATGGATGGTTAACGATAAGGGGTTGAGTCGGAACAAAAAGGATATTCTTGATCCTTACGTTATTCAACAAACCTCTAAATTGATTGATCAATACTACAACACTCTGAATAGGATTGACACACAAGACTGGACGGTCAAGGAAATTGTGGACTATATTCAGAAAGGTAAGGATGGCATCTCGTTCTCAGACTACGCTCGTAAGCATATAGAGAAGATGAAAGCCAGAGGCCAGGAAAGGACTTCACGCGACTATAAGTGGGCACTTTATAGCTTGGAGAAATTTGCAGGTGGTAATGAGGTCATGTTTTCACAATTGACATACTCATTCCTTTCTAGATGGATATACTCTCTTTCCCAGACGGCAAGGTCTAAAAACAAATACCCAATCAACATCAGACAGATTCACAAAGCTGCCATGTTGGAATATAACGATGAGGAAAGAGGTATTCAGTTAATCACAAACCCTTGGCCCAAGATTACAATACCCAAGGAAGATACACCAAACAAGAGAGCAATAAGCCCCAATATGCTTCGCAGGTTCTTCGCCGTTGTTCCCGACTTCAGTAGATTCACGCATCCGCTCCAGGAACTTGGACAGGATATTGCGCTGATAAGCTTCTGTATGTGTGGCATCAACAGCGTTGATTTGTTCTTTGCGAAAAAGGACCAATATCACGATGGCATTTTCCACTATAACAGAAGAAAGACAAGTAA
Proteins encoded:
- the ppdK gene encoding pyruvate, phosphate dikinase is translated as MSQKRVYLFGNGKAEGNAKMREELGGKGANLAEMNHIGVPVPPGFTITTDCCNEYYQVGQQKIMELLNDDVMAAVKHIENLMNCKFGDAKNPLLVSVRSGARASMPGMMDTILNLGLNDEVAEGMAAKTNNPHFVYDSYRRFVQMYGDVVLEMKPVNKTDIDPFEEIIEKVKKESGVVLDKDLSVEDLKKLVKLFKAAIKERTGKDFPNDPIEQLWGAICAVFRSWMNERAILYRKMEGIPDEWGTAVSVMAMVFGNMGDTSATGVCFSRDAANGENLFNGEYLVNAQGEDVVAGIRTPQQITKIGSQRWAERAGISEEERVAKYPSMEEAMPEIYAELNGIQDKLEHHYHDMQDMEFTVQEGKLWFLQTRNGKRTGAAMVKIAIDLLHEGMIDEKTAILRCEPQKLDELLHPVFDKKALASAKVIAQGLPASPGAACGQIVFHADDAETWHNDGHKVILVRIETSPEDLAGMASAEGILTARGGMTSHAAVVARGMGKCCVSGVGALNVSYKDKTVEIDGVVYKEGDFISLNGTTGQVYAGEVTTKAAELSGDFKELMDLCDKYTKLQVRTNADTPRDAQLAREFGAKGIGLTRTEHMFFEDKKIVAMREMILADSVAGREKALAKLLPYQKADFKGILEAMDGLPVNIRLLDPPLHEFVPHDLAGQETMAKEMGVSVEDIKRRVDSLAENNPMLGHRGCRLGITFPEITAMQTKAILGAACELKKEGKNPMPEIMVPLIGTINELKQQKEVIQSAAKEVFAAEGVEVEFEIGTMIEIPRAALTADLIASEAQYFSFGTNDLTQMTFGYSRDDIASFLPVYLDKKILKVDPFQVLDQEGVGRLIKFAVKEGREVRPELRCGICGEHGGEPSSVKFCAKIGMNYASCSPFRVPIARLAAAQAAVED
- a CDS encoding tyrosine-type recombinase/integrase translates to MATLKATVKSKRKDGMYVVYIRFAHNRKVSYLRTSWMVNDKGLSRNKKDILDPYVIQQTSKLIDQYYNTLNRIDTQDWTVKEIVDYIQKGKDGISFSDYARKHIEKMKARGQERTSRDYKWALYSLEKFAGGNEVMFSQLTYSFLSRWIYSLSQTARSKNKYPINIRQIHKAAMLEYNDEERGIQLITNPWPKITIPKEDTPNKRAISPNMLRRFFAVVPDFSRFTHPLQELGQDIALISFCMCGINSVDLFFAKKDQYHDGIFHYNRRKTSKSRSDNAYFEIMVPQFIKPTFEKYLSKNVESPWLFDFQDRLSTSDSFNANVNAGISQICKKVSSDFHASLYSFRHSWATIAQNGCGASLGDVDFALNHSTYKMARVYTKIDYSPAWELNEKVIDYLFFSNEEIDNREDPGRSFERMSKYNLIRGEAFISGECIFVIEDSGFTNVEQVITTLLSAFPEDVERPIKVQIRITNMDKKQTQLYQRILQ